A part of Gramella sp. MAR_2010_147 genomic DNA contains:
- a CDS encoding inorganic diphosphatase yields MSDTFDVLIEIPKGSRNKYEYDFELKKVRYDRMIFSSMMYPADYGFIPNTLALDEDPLDVLVLVSEPTFPGIVMEVKPIGVFHMADEKGPDEKIICVPVSDPIWNRLNDLKELNGHMIKEIEHFFKVYKDLEKKKVDTGDFGDAEEAREIIRQCVKRFEEYEGDKSRFGI; encoded by the coding sequence ATGTCTGATACTTTTGACGTATTGATCGAAATCCCAAAAGGGAGTAGAAACAAGTACGAATATGATTTTGAACTTAAAAAAGTTCGTTATGACAGGATGATCTTCTCTTCGATGATGTATCCTGCAGATTATGGTTTTATTCCTAACACTTTGGCTTTGGATGAAGATCCACTTGATGTACTAGTGTTGGTTTCTGAACCTACCTTTCCAGGGATTGTTATGGAAGTAAAGCCAATTGGGGTTTTCCATATGGCTGATGAGAAGGGCCCTGATGAGAAAATTATTTGTGTGCCGGTTTCAGACCCAATCTGGAATAGATTGAACGATCTTAAAGAATTGAATGGTCATATGATCAAGGAGATAGAACATTTCTTTAAAGTTTATAAGGATCTTGAGAAGAAAAAAGTAGATACAGGAGACTTTGGTGATGCTGAAGAAGCTCGTGAGATCATAAGACAATGTGTGAAGAGATTTGAGGAATACGAAGGGGATAAATCACGCTTCGGTATATAA